The Amaranthus tricolor cultivar Red isolate AtriRed21 chromosome 14, ASM2621246v1, whole genome shotgun sequence DNA window ACAATTTATGTGCATTCCTTAATTCttgtacaaaaattaaaaattgccAATTCGGTATGCAAATTCATGCTAAGATAGTTCAGTATGGTCatacaaataatataatattaagaaGTCCACTTGTTGATTTTTATGCTAAATGTTATGCTATTGAGGATGCTAGGAGGATATTTGATGTGCTGAAACATCATGATGAAATGTCGTGGATGTCGATTATACACGGGTATTCACAATATGGTTGTGGAGTTGAAGCGAATAAGTTGTTCAAGAAGATGTTAGAAAGTGATATAAAGCCTAATTGCTTCACTTACGTAAGTATTATTGCTGCTTGTTCGAGAGGCAAAGAGCCTCTCGACTAAGGTAACCCATGTTATCAAGCTTGGATTTGTGAATCAAAGTTTTGTGGTGTGCTCTTTAATTGACTATTACTCTAAATGCAGGAATGTAGATGGATGTTCCTTGATTTTCTATGAAGCAAAAACCTGGGATAATGTTTGTCTACAACTCAATGATTGCTTGTTACTGTCAGAACTTCTATGTTGAAAATGCAATAAGGTTATATTTACAAATGAGAAATTGGGTTATAAATGCTACTGATACCACCATGACCAGTATTCTGCACGCGGCTAGAATGGTATCAAATGTTCAATTTGGTAGGCAGGTGCATGGATTGATAATAAAACTAGGTTTCTTGactaatttgtttgttttgagcTCTCTGATTGAGGTGTACTCCAAAAATGGATTCATTAATGAAGCTCGATATGTTTTTGACCAAACCATTGAGCGGAACAATGTTCTTTGGACATCAATGGTTTCAGGGTATGCTCGGAATGGGAAAGCAGTGGAGGCGCTTGAACTTTTTGATCAAATGATGGCAGCTGGATTTGTGCCTGATCATGTTTGTTTTACTGCAGTGCTTAGTGCTTGTAACCATGCTAGTT harbors:
- the LOC130799361 gene encoding pentatricopeptide repeat-containing protein At1g28690, mitochondrial-like, yielding MQIHAKIVQYGHTNNIILRSPLVDFYAKCYAIEDARRIFDVLKHHDEMSWMSIIHGYSQYGCGVEANKLFKKMLESDIKPNCFTYQKPGIMFVYNSMIACYCQNFYVENAIRLYLQMRNWVINATDTTMTSILHAARMVSNVQFGRQVHGLIIKLGFLTNLFVLSSLIEVYSKNGFINEARYVFDQTIERNNVLWTSMVSGYARNGKAVEALELFDQMMAAGFVPDHVCFTAVLSACNHASFLDRGVEHFNKMIKYYDLSPTLDEYACLIDLYARQGNLSKTV